Proteins from a single region of Carassius carassius chromosome 37, fCarCar2.1, whole genome shotgun sequence:
- the LOC132117953 gene encoding N-alpha-acetyltransferase 10-like isoform X1, with amino-acid sequence MNIRNARPEDLMNMQHCNLLCLPENYQMKYYFYHGLSWPQLSYIAEDENGKIVGYVLAKMEEDPDDVPHGHITSLAVKRSHRRLGLAQKLMDQASRAMIENFNAKYVSLHVRKSNRAALHLYSNTLKFQISEVEPKYYADGEDAYAMKRNLTQMADELQKPGVRLWGSEASPSQDTSVTGLVEKLTVQDGDGDSGGESKEMSEVSEATESTDVKDSSSDS; translated from the exons ATGAATATACGCAATGCGCGG CCAGAGGATCTGATGAACATGCAGCACTGCAACCTGCTGTGTCTTCCAGAGAACTATCAGATGAAGTATTACTTCTACCACGGCCTGTCCTGGCCACAG CTGTCATACATAGCAGAGGATGAGAATGGGAAGATAGTGGGATATGTTTTGGCTAAAAT GGAGGAGGATCCTGACGATGTGCCTCATGGACACATCACATCACTG GCAGTTAAACGCTCTCACAGGCGTCTTGGACTGGCTCAAAAACTGATGGATCAAGCTAGCAGAGCCATGATTGAGAACTTCAATGCCAAATATGTCTCTTTACATGTCAGGAAGAG TAACCGGGCCGCTCTTCACTTGTACTCAAACACACTTAAGTTTCA GATTAGTGAAGTGGAGCCCAAATATTATGCTGATGGTGAAGATGCTTATGCCATGAAGAGGAATCTCACACAGATGGCAGATGAG TTGCAGAAACCAGGTGTTCGTCTGTGGGGCTCAGAGGCTTCACCTTCTCAGGACACATCTGTGACAGGCCTGGTGGAGAAGCTGACGGTGCAGGATGGAGATGGAGACAGCGGAGGAGAGAGTAAAGAAATGAGTGAGGTCAGCGAGGCCACAGAGAGCACAGACGTCAAAGACTCCTCGT
- the LOC132117953 gene encoding N-alpha-acetyltransferase 10-like isoform X2, producing MNIRNARPEDLMNMQHCNLLCLPENYQMKYYFYHGLSWPQLSYIAEDENGKIVGYVLAKMEEDPDDVPHGHITSLAVKRSHRRLGLAQKLMDQASRAMIENFNAKYVSLHVRKSNRAALHLYSNTLKFQISEVEPKYYADGEDAYAMKRNLTQMADELQKPGVRLWGSEASPSQDTSVTGLVEKLTVQDGDGDSGGESKEMSENTGE from the exons ATGAATATACGCAATGCGCGG CCAGAGGATCTGATGAACATGCAGCACTGCAACCTGCTGTGTCTTCCAGAGAACTATCAGATGAAGTATTACTTCTACCACGGCCTGTCCTGGCCACAG CTGTCATACATAGCAGAGGATGAGAATGGGAAGATAGTGGGATATGTTTTGGCTAAAAT GGAGGAGGATCCTGACGATGTGCCTCATGGACACATCACATCACTG GCAGTTAAACGCTCTCACAGGCGTCTTGGACTGGCTCAAAAACTGATGGATCAAGCTAGCAGAGCCATGATTGAGAACTTCAATGCCAAATATGTCTCTTTACATGTCAGGAAGAG TAACCGGGCCGCTCTTCACTTGTACTCAAACACACTTAAGTTTCA GATTAGTGAAGTGGAGCCCAAATATTATGCTGATGGTGAAGATGCTTATGCCATGAAGAGGAATCTCACACAGATGGCAGATGAG TTGCAGAAACCAGGTGTTCGTCTGTGGGGCTCAGAGGCTTCACCTTCTCAGGACACATCTGTGACAGGCCTGGTGGAGAAGCTGACGGTGCAGGATGGAGATGGAGACAGCGGAGGAGAGAGTAAAGAAATGAGTGAG